The Armatimonadota bacterium nucleotide sequence CTGGGCGAAGGCCTTGACCACGCGGATGCCAGAGAAGTTCTCCTGGGCCCGGGCCGAAAGGGTGCTGAACTGCTCCTGCACCTGCTGGAAGCGGTGGTGAATCTGCCGCCCCAGGAGGAAGAAGGTCACGGCGATGAGCGGCATGATGGCGCCCACCCACAGCGCCAGGTGGAGGTCCAGCCGGACCATCCAGCCGCCGACCAATAGCAGCATCACCGGTGTGTTTGCGGCGTACATGATGCCCGGCCCGGCCAGCCGCTGGACCGCGTGCAGGTCATTGATGGCGCGGGCCATCAGGTCACCGGTGCGGGTGTGCTGGAAGAAGCCCAGGTGCAGGCGCTGCAGGTGGGCAAAGTAGGCGTTGCGCAACTCGTACTCGATCCGGCGGGAGGCGCCGATGATGCTGGTTCGCCAGAAGAAGCGGATGGCCGCCGCCAGCAGCGCCAGGCCCACATAGGCGGCGGCCAGCCCCAGCAGCTCCGGCAGGGAGATGCCGGCGCGGATGCCGTCCACAGCGCGCCGCAGCACGGCGGGGGCCAGCAGGGCCACTCCGGTCGCCACCACGCCCAGGGCGAACCCCCGGGCGTACTCCCCGCGGTGTCTGACGATGGCGCCGCGCAGACGCGGGCTGATCATGAGCTTGGCGGGCAGCCTCCTCCCGGCCTCACCAGGGTGAGCGGGTGAGCGGCAGGACGAAGGGATTGGTGGCCCGCTCGCGTCCGACCGTGGTGGGCGGACCGTGGCCCGGGTAGAGGGTGGTCTCGTCGGGCAGACGCAGAATACACCTGGCGATCGAGGCCAGCAGCTGCTCCCCATCGCCGCCGGGCAGGTCGGTGCGGCCGATGCTGCCGGCGAAGATCACGTCGCCGACGAAGGCAGCCCCCTCCCCCAGGAGGATCAGGTGTCCCGGGCTGTGCCCGGGTGCATGGAGGACGCGGAAGGTCAGCCCGCCCACGGCGAGTTCATCCCCCTCCTGCAACCAGCGGTCGGCCAGGGGTGGCGGATCCACGTAGAAGCCGAAGATCTGGGCCCGCAACGCGGATCCCTCCAGCGTCTCCCGCTCCTCCCCAAGAGCGAGGAAAGGTACGCCTGTGGCCTCCCGGATGGCGCGGACCCCGCCCACGTGGTCGAAGTGGCCGTGCGTGGCCACGATCGCCTCGGGGGCAAGTTCCAGGTGGCGCAGACGGGCGAGCACGAGCTCCGGCTCATCCCCGGGGTCGATGATCAGCGTCCGGCGGGTCCGGGCGTCCGCGGCCAGGTAACAGTTGGCCTGCAGGGGCCCAAGGGGGAGGACCTCCACCAGCATGCCGCCCAGCCCCTACCACCCGGCCTGCGCCAGCGGGAAGTGGCCCAGGTAGGCCCGCGTCTGCCGCAGGCGTTCTGCCAGGCGGTCGGGCCATCCATCCCCGTCGATGTCCTCCACCGGCATGAACAGGAGAGCATTGGCCCGTCCCAGGCGGACGCCGAACTCCACGCCGGGGTAGGGAGCATCCACCCAGCGGACCGATGGAAGGTCCAGGGTCACCTCGGGGGCGACGGAGGCCAGCACAGAACGCAGACGGCGGCGGGCCTCCTGGGTGGAGAGGGCCATCAGGGCCTTAGCGCAGGGCGGCGACAGCGTACTCGTTGAGCGCCGCGCGGCAGGCCTCCTCCGGCGTCGACCCGGTGGCCAGGACGTCCACGACCTGGTTGCCGCGCACCAGGAGCACGGCGAAGACCGGCCTGCCGTCCTTGAGGCGCAGCCCGAGCGCCACGGTATCCCCTGACGCTCTCGTCTTCTGCAGGTCGACCAGCAGTCGCGCCAGCTCCGACATTGCACCA carries:
- a CDS encoding MBL fold metallo-hydrolase translates to MLVEVLPLGPLQANCYLAADARTRRTLIIDPGDEPELVLARLRHLELAPEAIVATHGHFDHVGGVRAIREATGVPFLALGEERETLEGSALRAQIFGFYVDPPPLADRWLQEGDELAVGGLTFRVLHAPGHSPGHLILLGEGAAFVGDVIFAGSIGRTDLPGGDGEQLLASIARCILRLPDETTLYPGHGPPTTVGRERATNPFVLPLTRSPW